From the bacterium genome, one window contains:
- a CDS encoding response regulator, with the protein MTTPKKATKILYVEDNEMNRLLVRRLLEPRGYQLFEANDGISGVKLAEEIEPDLILMDINLPLLDGHAATTRIKSIDRLAGIPIIALTSNVMEGDRQRSLVAGCDGYIKKPLDVDEFPGQIEGYLRGNREKVEENDEQVFYKEYSAKLVLKLQKHIEELEEKNQKIEQQSKEMREAYLGIILSFVRAVEEKHSYTAGHSARVRSFCLKIGEKLQLDLHQMENLGQGALLHDIGKLVVEISSLKNVTGLSDQEWEEMKKHPEIGYKILKPIKFLSGIVNMVHQHHERWDGKGYPQGLKGDQIDFLASIVAVADSYDAMTSQRGYNKVLTVEEVIDEFRKCSGTKYNPVVVDGLIAVLADIRQRDSSRVH; encoded by the coding sequence TTGACTACGCCAAAAAAAGCAACAAAAATACTTTACGTTGAGGATAATGAGATGAATCGCCTGCTGGTGCGGCGATTGCTCGAACCGCGCGGGTATCAGCTCTTTGAGGCCAACGACGGCATCAGCGGCGTGAAATTGGCAGAGGAAATCGAACCTGATTTGATTTTGATGGATATCAATTTGCCTTTGCTGGACGGCCATGCCGCAACGACGCGTATCAAAAGTATTGACAGGCTGGCCGGCATTCCTATCATTGCGCTTACGTCCAACGTTATGGAAGGTGACCGACAGCGATCACTTGTAGCCGGCTGCGACGGGTACATTAAGAAACCGCTTGACGTTGATGAATTCCCGGGGCAGATCGAAGGTTATTTGCGCGGAAATCGTGAAAAAGTAGAAGAAAATGATGAGCAGGTTTTTTATAAAGAATACAGCGCCAAGCTCGTACTTAAGTTACAAAAACACATTGAGGAACTCGAAGAAAAAAACCAAAAGATCGAACAGCAGTCCAAGGAAATGCGCGAGGCCTATCTGGGTATCATTTTGTCATTTGTACGGGCTGTGGAAGAAAAACATTCTTATACGGCCGGCCATTCCGCGCGCGTGCGGTCTTTTTGTTTGAAAATAGGCGAGAAGTTGCAGCTCGATTTACACCAGATGGAGAATCTCGGGCAAGGGGCATTGCTGCATGATATTGGAAAACTGGTGGTCGAAATTTCCAGTTTAAAAAATGTTACCGGACTCTCTGATCAGGAATGGGAGGAAATGAAGAAACATCCGGAGATCGGATACAAAATTCTCAAACCAATTAAATTTTTGTCAGGTATTGTGAATATGGTACATCAGCATCATGAACGCTGGGACGGAAAAGGTTATCCACAAGGTTTGAAAGGAGACCAAATTGATTTTCTGGCCAGCATTGTTGCGGTGGCAGACAGCTACGATGCGATGACTTCTCAGCGCGGTTACAACAAAGTCTTAACCGTCGAAGAAGTTATTGATGAGTTCCGAAAATGCTCCGGCACAAAATATAACCCCGTTGTCGTTGATGGATTAATAGCGGTATTGGCTGATATACGACAACGTGATTCCAGCAGGGTCCATTAA
- a CDS encoding RidA family protein, whose product MIRDIVKTSNAPAPIGPYNQAIIASGKMIFTSGQICIDPKTNQVMALDIKGQTRLVLENIKAILTAGGSSMKNVIKTSVFLKNMSDFTAMNEVYAEYLSENAPARSTVEVARLPKDVLVEIDCIALVD is encoded by the coding sequence ATGATAAGAGATATTGTCAAAACAAGTAACGCACCGGCGCCGATCGGGCCTTATAATCAGGCTATTATTGCTTCCGGCAAAATGATATTCACATCGGGACAAATATGCATCGACCCTAAGACCAATCAGGTTATGGCATTGGATATCAAAGGACAGACGCGCCTTGTGCTGGAGAATATTAAGGCGATATTAACGGCCGGAGGTTCGAGCATGAAAAATGTAATCAAGACATCAGTGTTTTTGAAAAATATGTCGGATTTCACTGCAATGAATGAAGTCTACGCTGAATATTTATCTGAAAATGCACCAGCGCGCTCAACCGTTGAAGTTGCACGACTGCCGAAAGACGTACTGGTAGAAATTGACTGTATTGCTCTGGTCGATTAG
- a CDS encoding diacylglycerol kinase family lipid kinase, which produces MNRKWFVVINPASNRGSGAKSEPEIRHWLDRQKIDHDVLVTTQSSEALPYVIEKTYSHDVIIAAGGDGTVHEVINGMMQARVKNGKNDNMAALGVLPIGSGNDFVKMINIPVHLQKAFNILEQKKIMPVDVGQISVDGNHTRFFNNNIGVGFDAYVNYESIKIKHLRGVAIYLTAVLKSLFKYKPPFMRVDIGGEKFSRNILMLTIGNGKCSGGGFYITPNAKIDDGFFDVCAIDAMGKGRMLSSLVKVMKGAHLNVAGVMLRRATEVEIHSDEALPIHADGEVVTLDAHEIKLKIIPSALQVIHGNHMAL; this is translated from the coding sequence ATGAATCGTAAGTGGTTTGTCGTGATTAACCCGGCCTCAAACAGGGGATCGGGGGCGAAATCTGAACCGGAGATCCGTCATTGGTTAGACAGGCAAAAGATTGACCATGATGTTTTGGTTACCACCCAATCCAGCGAGGCTTTGCCGTACGTAATTGAAAAAACGTATAGTCACGACGTCATCATTGCCGCCGGCGGCGATGGAACCGTTCACGAGGTCATCAATGGGATGATGCAGGCGCGCGTTAAAAACGGAAAAAACGATAACATGGCTGCTCTGGGCGTTCTGCCTATAGGCTCCGGCAATGATTTTGTCAAAATGATTAATATTCCCGTACATCTCCAAAAAGCGTTCAATATCCTGGAACAAAAAAAGATCATGCCCGTGGACGTAGGGCAGATAAGTGTCGATGGAAATCATACACGTTTTTTTAATAACAATATTGGGGTTGGTTTTGACGCTTATGTGAATTATGAGAGCATCAAAATAAAACATCTTCGCGGAGTTGCTATATATTTAACTGCGGTGCTCAAATCGTTATTCAAATATAAGCCGCCTTTTATGCGGGTTGATATCGGCGGCGAAAAATTCAGCCGCAACATTTTGATGTTAACTATCGGTAACGGGAAATGCTCCGGCGGCGGATTCTATATCACCCCGAACGCTAAAATAGACGACGGGTTCTTTGACGTATGCGCAATAGATGCGATGGGCAAAGGGCGTATGCTTTCGAGCTTGGTGAAAGTAATGAAAGGGGCGCATCTGAATGTGGCCGGCGTCATGCTTCGGCGCGCGACGGAGGTTGAGATCCATTCTGACGAGGCGCTTCCTATTCATGCTGACGGCGAAGTAGTCACGCTGGATGCGCATGAAATCAAGCTCAAGATCATACCTTCAGCTTTGCAGGTCATTCACGGTAATCACATGGCATTATAA
- the pheS gene encoding phenylalanine--tRNA ligase subunit alpha: protein MIELEKIKEQFLSEVDGKKLGRSDWEKIHTKYIGRKGLITEATIQLKDLPKEQKPQFGKVLNEVKSFVEKKLGEIKEELLKSEDALQDHFDFTLPERKQFIGHTHPLTQILDEIKSIFDSMGFTVADGPEVELDYYNFEAVNIPKDHPARDMQDTFFFSDNVVLRTHTTPVQARMMEKQKPPIRIICPGRVYRKDTPDATHLPVFNQVEGLVVDENVTFADLKGTIGTFVHRMFGKEIGTRFRPSFFSFTEPSAEVDISCIFCKGKGCRVCKNSGWIEIMGSGMVNPKLYEYAGYEKGRYSGYAFGMGVERIAMLAYDVNDLRLFLENDIRFLRQF, encoded by the coding sequence ATGATTGAATTAGAAAAAATTAAAGAGCAATTTCTCTCCGAAGTTGACGGAAAGAAGCTCGGCCGGTCGGATTGGGAGAAGATTCATACCAAATATATTGGCCGAAAGGGTTTGATTACGGAGGCGACGATTCAATTGAAAGACCTTCCGAAAGAACAAAAACCACAGTTCGGGAAAGTATTAAATGAAGTCAAGAGTTTTGTTGAAAAAAAATTAGGAGAAATCAAGGAGGAACTGCTTAAATCGGAAGATGCGCTTCAGGATCATTTTGATTTTACTCTGCCGGAGCGGAAACAATTTATCGGCCATACTCATCCTCTGACGCAGATACTGGATGAGATCAAATCCATATTTGACAGCATGGGTTTTACCGTTGCGGACGGACCGGAAGTTGAACTTGACTATTACAATTTTGAAGCGGTGAATATTCCGAAAGATCATCCCGCGCGGGATATGCAGGATACTTTTTTTTTCAGCGATAACGTCGTGTTAAGAACGCATACGACGCCCGTGCAGGCGCGCATGATGGAAAAACAGAAGCCGCCGATCCGCATTATATGTCCTGGCAGAGTATACCGTAAAGACACGCCGGATGCGACGCATTTGCCTGTGTTTAATCAGGTTGAAGGGTTGGTGGTCGATGAAAACGTCACGTTCGCTGATCTAAAAGGAACGATTGGCACATTCGTTCATCGAATGTTTGGTAAAGAAATCGGCACGCGTTTTAGGCCGTCATTTTTTTCATTTACGGAACCCAGCGCTGAGGTTGATATCAGTTGTATTTTCTGTAAGGGTAAAGGTTGCCGTGTATGCAAAAATTCAGGCTGGATCGAGATCATGGGATCCGGCATGGTCAATCCGAAATTATATGAATATGCAGGATATGAAAAAGGCCGTTACAGCGGGTATGCGTTCGGTATGGGCGTTGAGCGCATTGCGATGTTAGCTTATGATGTCAACGATCTGCGGCTGTTCCTGGAAAATGATATTCGTTTTTTGCGGCAATTCTAA
- a CDS encoding translation initiation factor IF-3, which produces MNEHIRVAKVRLIGSTGEQIGVVDTVEALRKAREENLDLLEIVPNAEPPVCKIIDYGKYRYEIQKREKDARKKHTHQGEVKELRFRPATDDHDYQFKMKHAFNFLKDGYKVKLVIVYKGREITNKEFGIELAERMVKDLDEVGKLDDQMKFEGRNMVMVFVKK; this is translated from the coding sequence ATGAACGAACATATCCGTGTGGCGAAAGTCCGCCTTATCGGATCGACGGGTGAACAAATCGGCGTGGTCGACACCGTCGAAGCGCTTCGTAAGGCGCGCGAAGAAAATCTGGATCTGCTGGAGATTGTGCCCAATGCGGAACCGCCGGTTTGTAAGATCATTGATTACGGCAAGTACCGCTACGAGATCCAGAAACGGGAAAAAGACGCCCGGAAAAAACATACCCATCAGGGGGAAGTAAAAGAACTTCGGTTTCGCCCGGCAACGGATGACCATGACTACCAGTTTAAAATGAAACACGCTTTTAATTTTCTAAAAGACGGCTATAAGGTCAAATTGGTTATCGTCTACAAAGGGCGTGAAATTACGAATAAAGAATTTGGTATCGAGTTAGCCGAGCGCATGGTAAAGGACCTCGACGAGGTTGGTAAACTGGACGACCAGATGAAATTTGAAGGACGCAATATGGTGATGGTATTTGTTAAGAAATAG
- the rplT gene encoding 50S ribosomal protein L20: MPRSTNNPASKARRKKIFNQAKGNFGKRKNVLRTAIETVEKGMTYATRDRKLKKRNFRSLWIVRINAAVREHGMSYSKFISSLKKHNIDINRKVLADLAMNDAAAFNKLIETAKQA; encoded by the coding sequence ATGCCACGTTCAACCAATAACCCGGCATCCAAAGCTCGCCGCAAGAAGATATTTAATCAGGCGAAGGGCAATTTTGGTAAAAGAAAGAATGTACTGCGTACCGCCATTGAAACGGTCGAAAAAGGAATGACCTATGCGACGCGCGATCGCAAGCTGAAAAAGCGTAATTTCCGTTCTCTGTGGATCGTCCGCATCAATGCGGCTGTTCGTGAACACGGAATGAGCTACTCAAAATTTATCAGCTCTCTGAAGAAACATAACATTGACATCAACCGCAAAGTTTTGGCCGATCTGGCGATGAACGATGCAGCGGCATTCAACAAACTGATCGAAACGGCAAAACAAGCGTAG
- the rpmI gene encoding 50S ribosomal protein L35: MPKMKTNSGAKKRFQLTGKGKLMRKKATARHLLSSKSNRRKSDLGGKHLVDDTDVNRVLTMLGKK; the protein is encoded by the coding sequence ATGCCAAAAATGAAAACGAACAGCGGCGCAAAAAAACGATTTCAGTTGACCGGTAAAGGAAAATTGATGCGGAAAAAAGCAACCGCGCGCCATCTTTTAAGCAGTAAATCCAATCGCCGTAAAAGCGATCTGGGCGGAAAACATCTTGTGGACGATACCGACGTCAACCGCGTGTTGACCATGCTGGGTAAGAAGTAA
- the thrS gene encoding threonine--tRNA ligase, which translates to MAQINITFPDKSVRQFDAGITPQGIAASISRGLAEKCVAAEINGKTVDLSYPIQQDASVKLLTTDTPEGMQIFWHSSTHVMAQAVKRLWPKAKLEDGPPTEAGFFYDILFPEPISQDDFPKIEAEMANIVKEKFSTSRKELSQTEAISFFKSIGEDFKIPIIENVPSGDTISTYTQGEFTDLCRGPHIPNVGMVKAFKIMSVAGAFYKGDENNIQLQRLRAISFPNKKQLDEYLHMLEEAKKRDHRKLGQELELFYLSPKVGGGLPLWLPNGTTLRETLVDFLRDEQKKQGYLPVVTPHIGNIELYKTSGHYPYYKDSQFAPITMGDGEQFLLKPMNCPHHIQIYASKPRSYRDLPIRLAEFGTVYRYEQSGELNGLTRVRGFTVDDSHLFVRPDQVKEEMCRVISLIQYVFKTLGFKDFRTRLSFRDDSNEKYGGEIALWEIAQKDIQEAADEMKLDYFVGIGEAAFYGPKIDFMIKDVLGRTWQLGTVQLDYVLPERFKIEYTGADGQKHRPIMIHRAPFGSLERFIGILIEQFAGNFPVWLAPVQAILLPISDHHAAYAQETKEKLILAGVRADIDTRNEKIGYKIRESELKKIPYILVVGDKELQSRSVSVRRHGKGDLGSQATGEFLDKISNEIKNKVME; encoded by the coding sequence TTGGCACAAATTAATATCACCTTTCCCGACAAATCGGTAAGACAGTTCGACGCAGGTATTACGCCGCAAGGTATCGCTGCGTCCATCAGCCGCGGCTTAGCGGAAAAGTGCGTTGCCGCGGAGATCAACGGCAAAACGGTTGATCTGAGCTATCCGATCCAGCAGGATGCATCCGTTAAATTATTGACCACAGATACGCCCGAAGGCATGCAGATTTTCTGGCATTCTTCGACGCACGTGATGGCGCAGGCAGTAAAACGCCTTTGGCCCAAAGCGAAGCTGGAAGACGGACCTCCGACGGAAGCGGGATTTTTCTACGATATTTTATTTCCGGAACCGATCAGTCAGGACGACTTTCCGAAGATCGAAGCGGAAATGGCGAATATCGTGAAGGAAAAATTTTCAACTTCACGAAAAGAACTTTCACAAACAGAAGCAATTTCATTTTTCAAATCCATCGGTGAAGACTTTAAGATTCCGATTATAGAAAATGTTCCTTCAGGCGATACGATCAGCACCTACACGCAGGGCGAGTTTACCGATCTGTGCCGCGGCCCGCATATCCCGAATGTAGGGATGGTCAAAGCATTCAAGATCATGTCCGTGGCGGGCGCATTTTACAAAGGCGATGAAAATAATATTCAGCTTCAGCGTTTGCGCGCCATTAGTTTCCCGAATAAAAAGCAGTTAGATGAATACCTGCACATGCTCGAGGAGGCTAAGAAAAGGGATCATCGCAAACTCGGCCAGGAACTTGAATTATTTTATCTTTCGCCTAAAGTTGGCGGAGGCTTGCCGCTTTGGCTTCCCAACGGAACCACTTTACGTGAGACGCTGGTTGACTTTCTGAGAGATGAACAAAAAAAACAAGGCTATCTGCCGGTTGTGACGCCTCATATCGGAAATATTGAATTGTATAAAACCTCCGGACACTATCCGTATTATAAGGATTCACAATTTGCGCCGATCACGATGGGAGACGGCGAACAATTTCTTCTCAAGCCGATGAACTGTCCCCATCATATTCAGATTTACGCATCCAAACCGCGGAGTTATCGCGATCTTCCGATTCGTCTGGCGGAATTTGGCACCGTGTATCGGTATGAGCAATCGGGTGAATTGAACGGCTTAACCCGCGTACGCGGATTTACCGTGGACGATTCCCACTTATTTGTTCGTCCGGACCAGGTCAAAGAAGAAATGTGCCGCGTCATATCGCTGATTCAGTATGTGTTTAAAACGCTCGGATTCAAAGACTTCAGAACGCGTCTTTCTTTCCGTGATGATAGTAATGAAAAATACGGCGGCGAGATTGCACTTTGGGAGATCGCGCAGAAAGATATTCAGGAAGCGGCGGACGAAATGAAATTAGATTATTTTGTCGGCATTGGCGAAGCCGCTTTCTACGGCCCTAAAATAGATTTCATGATCAAAGACGTGCTTGGCAGAACCTGGCAATTGGGCACCGTTCAATTGGACTATGTATTGCCTGAGCGGTTCAAAATAGAATACACCGGAGCGGATGGCCAGAAACATCGTCCCATCATGATTCACCGCGCGCCGTTCGGTTCGCTGGAGCGATTCATCGGAATTTTGATCGAACAGTTTGCCGGCAATTTCCCGGTTTGGCTGGCACCCGTGCAGGCCATTCTGCTGCCCATTTCCGACCATCACGCGGCTTATGCGCAAGAAACGAAAGAAAAACTAATCCTTGCCGGAGTACGAGCCGATATCGACACGCGCAATGAGAAGATCGGTTATAAAATTCGCGAATCGGAATTAAAAAAGATTCCGTATATTCTTGTGGTCGGCGACAAAGAATTACAAAGCCGGTCGGTATCCGTTCGTCGCCACGGCAAAGGCGACCTGGGCTCGCAGGCAACAGGTGAATTTTTGGACAAAATTTCGAATGAAATCAAAAATAAAGTTATGGAATAA